Part of the Halomarina litorea genome is shown below.
CACCTTCCTGCTATGGCTTGCTGGTATGCCTCTGTGGGGGGCCATCAATCACGCCATGACTGGGCTGGCGACGGGTGGGTTCTCGATTACGGACAACTCGATCGCCACCTATGATAGCGCACTCATCGACTTTGCGCTCCTTCCCGTGATGGTTCTGGGCAGTATCGCCTTTCCGGTCCATTACCTCATCCTCCAGGGAGACCTCAAGAACCTCTATACAGATCTGCAGACTCGGTGGGTGTTCGGATCCTTCGGGCTTGGATCGGCCGTTCTGTGTGCGATGGTCTATTTCGGTGGTACGTACGACTCGCCGTTCACGGCCATTCGTTATGGGTTGTTCCAGTTCGTCTCCGCAGCATCGTGTACGGGATTCCAGACGGCTGTCGATGCGACGAACGTCGCGCTCGGCCGTTGGCCTGCCGAGGCCCAACTCACTGTCTCTCTCGGGATGGTCGTTGGGGCAGCTGCCGGGTCGACAGTCGGCGGTATCAAACTCATCCGGGCACTAACCCTGCTGAAAGGAATCCGATACCGCATCACGGACGTTTTCTACCCGAACACGGCAGTCCGACGGTTAGAGATCAATGGCCGCCGGCTATCTGACGAGGAGGCAAACCGTGAATTCGAAGAGGCGGCGATAATCGCATTCCTGTGGTTTGTCTTCCTTGCTTTAGGAGTATTCGTCCTATTAGCTATTCTCCCAGCAGGCGACTACACCCTCGAGAACATCATTTTCGAGGTCGCGAGCGCGCAGGGGAACGTCGGTCTCTCGGCTGGCATCACTGGTCCAGAGTCGCTTCCGGCCTTCGGGAAGGTCATGTTCTTGTTCAATATGTGGATTGGCCGTCTGGAAATCATTCCGGTTCTGGTTACGCTCAGAGCATTGTTCCACCGTGGAGGGTTGTACCAGTGAAACTCACACGCTTGCCGCTCGTCGGTTCTGTTATCGAATCCGGTGCTGATGACTCGGTGTTTGATGCACTCCTACTCTCTAGCCCGTTCGTCCTCATTCTAATTGCTATATTCGGGCGAACTCTCGTGACCGTCTGTCTAGCGGGAGTATATCTCATCCTGTTCGCCCTGTATCTCCTGTACAACGGGCTTCAGTGAAGCGATTGCCCCGCTAACCTTGAACTGCCAGGCGTTCCCCCATCGTTTTGTATTGACGACGTCCCAAAGAGGATAGCATGGGCTTGAGGACGACGGTGAGGCGGGTCTTTCGTCGACGGAACACCCCGACGTCATCCACGAATGTGCCCGATGCGGGACGACTCTGCCGACACGAACTGCTGAGTGTCCTCACTGCGGTGATGTTGAAGTTTTCACGACGCCTCTCAGTTCCGAGTATACGTTCGAAGGATGCGACGACGACTGTAGCGACCATTGCTTTGGGGTGCTGGCCCCTCACCGAGTCGGGAAGTTAATGACCACCTGGTGTGACGTTGGCGTATGGAGATCGTAGTCGTCGGTGCGGGCAGCATTGGGTCCAGCCTGATCGAAATGGCGACTCTCGAGGATAATGACGTCACAGTCATTGAAAAGGACCCAGCAACTGCCCACGATATCGAGGAGCGATACGATTGTTCTGTGATCGTCAAAGACGCCACTGACCGCGAAGCGCTCTGGGCGGCGCGTGCAGAGGACGCCGACGTGGTCATCGCGACGACCGAGCAGGACCCCGTTAATATGATGGTCATGATGCTCTCTCGCGAGATGGGCTGTGAGTCGCTCATCAGCGTGGTTCACAACAAAGAGGATATCGAACTCTTCCGGACGCTTGGTGTGAACGTCGTCGAGAATCCACAGCGACTCATCGCGGAATACATCTATCGAACGATTCGTCGGCCCGGAATCAAGGACTTCATGCGGGTTGGTGATACCGCAGAAGTCTTCGAAATCACGGTCGCTGAGGAAGCTGCAATCGTTGGACAGTCGCTTGAAGAGGCAGACATGGCTGGATTGCTCCCCCCGAATATGATTACCGTCGCGATTGACCGGGATGGTGAGATCATCGTCCCTCGGGGGCCAACAGAAATTCGCGCTGGCGATCGTGTGACGATCTTTTCCGATAACGGGGTTTCCGAAGATGTCATCTCGCCGTTTCGGAGTGCCGATGACGAGGAGTGATTCGCCCGAACTTTACGAACTATAGTTTGTAAACCACATACGCCCATGGGCTGTAAGTGGATAGTGGTGGCTACCTGCTTTCACAGAACGAATTGAGTCTCCGAGGTCATTCGGCTGCTGCGATCATCTGTGCTGGGATTCGGTCGAAGGACTCGTCGAGAGCCTGCGCATCTTCGGGGAGTAACGCTACGACAAGGAACGGGGCGTGTTCGGCGAAGTACTCGATGAGTCGGGCAATTCGTGTTGCATCGATTGCTTCTAGCGAATCGAGGAGCATCATCGGAACCACTTCATACACCTGGTGGACGAGGTATCCGGATAGTGCTACTACGAGCCCAATAACCTCGCGCTCGCTTTCGCTCAACGTGTCGATCGTGTCTTCGTAGACCGCGCCGTCTTCATTGGATCTGACGACGTGCAGTTCGAATGTAGACACGGATCCACCCCGATACCCACCACGTCGAGAGTCGAACTTCGTTCCTTCTTTCCGCTCAATCCAGACGCGTTCGATGTTTCTGTATTCGAGGATGTCAAGGATGTCCTCCATCCGTGTGTTGAATGCCTCGATGGCTTCTCGTTCGAGGTCTTCGATCCGGGTGCGCTGGGATTTGAGTTCCTCCTGAACCTCTTCTCGTTGCGCCTCGAGCTGCTCCAGTTCGTTATCCAGTTGGTGAATCTCCACGAGGTCGTCCTCGACGTCGGAAAGTTCCTGTTCGAGTTGACCCCGCTCGTACTGGAGTTCGCTGAGGCGCTCGTAGGCATCGAGGAGTTCGGTGTCTCGAAGTTCCTCGGTCTCACGAACCCGGTGTTCCTGAGTTTCGATTTCGTCCCGGAGTTCGTCAATCTCGCGTTCGACCGTCTCTACCTGACGCTGCCGTCGTTTTATATCTGACCGAACTTCTTCGAGTTGGGATTCCAGTTCTGCCTTCCGCGTTTTGGTCTGTTGAAAGTTCGCCCGCTGCGTACGGAGCGTTTCGACGGTGTCTTCGAGCTCATGCAACTCGTTCCGTTTCTCGGCGATGACATTCCGGAGTTCGTCGAGGCGATCACTGATTTCACGTTGTTCGACTTCACTACCGCACGTCCAGCATTCGACGAGTTCGGTCGCTGGATCGAGTCGAGCCGTTACCTCTTGCCCGGTCGACGACCAGAGGTCGAGGTCAGGCCCTTCGTTCGATAGGAGGTCTTCGTTGAAGTCGACAATAGCAGAGAGTTCCGTCACTAGATTCGACAATCGACGCTCACGTTCCTGAAGGGTGGTCAGCTCGGACTCAATCTCGGAAAGCTCGTCTTCTTCCATCGACAGCGAGTCCATCTCACACTCGAGCTCCGCTCGTTCGTTCCGGAGTGCACGGAGAGTCTCGCGGTGCGTCTCCACTTGAGACTGCTTGCGATTGAGCTGTTGGCGCAGTCGTTCGAGTTCGTCGAATGCCTCCTGGGCGGCACCAGCTTCTTCGGGGTCGGCTTCGTGCTCATCGACGGTCTCCCTGACCGACTCTAGCGCTTCTGCTATCGCCTGCAGACGGTCCTGGAGGTCTTCTTCACGCTCTTCGAGTTCTGGAAGCTGCTCACACTTCGAACGGATTTCGTTGATCCGGGTGTTCAATTCCGTGCGCTCGTCCTCCAATTGGTGGATCGTCTCCTGAATGGCATCCGTATCCACCGGTCGCATGATGATCTCCCTGAGGCTTTGTCCGTTCTGGATTGCCTGACGTGCCGCGTTGTCCTCGAGTAGGCACGCAAAGAGATCCACCAGCTCGGAATTCTCGGAGTAGGGCGCTCCGGTTCTGGTAACGTCACCATTTGATCGGACGAACCGGCGAGAATAGGTTTTTTCGTCGATCGATAGCTTGACGAATCCTTCTTCGGCGTCGCTTTTCAATGTCGCTCCAGACCCCCCCAGTGCGCCTGCGAGCGCTGTCAACAGCGAGGTCCGGCCTGTAGCGTTCTGTCCTGTCAGTATTGTCACGCCGGGATTGAGCGTGAGTTCACACGCTTCTATCCCGCCAATATTCTCCACCGTGACTGTTGCTGGCTCGCAGCTAGTTTGCTGTGACATTGCTTTTTGATCAGGTTGTGTTGGGGATCACACGTCCGGCAACTTCGTTTGTGACCCGTTGGCACGCTCTCCACTTGATTTGCCCGGTCTCTGTATGTTGCACAGGTCAGTCTCGTTCATACGTGCAGGCACAGCGCCCCGTGTCAAGCAGTTCATGGAGCCGGTACGATTCTCCGCAGGCATCACAGGTAACTCGGACTGAATGGGTGACCTCTAGCGGCCCGGTTTCGAGATCACCTGCGCTTTGGAGACGGGAGAGGGATTCTTCGATAACTTGCTCACTCCGCGCCCGTGCCCACTCGATCGTGCCCCGTTCGGCAGCTGGGTCTACGTGCTGGTCTCGACTGGTGTCGATATCGAGACAGTCCTGTAGATGGTGTCGCATCGTTGTGTGTGAGACGAAGTCACGCCGAAGACGGTCGAGATCAATCTCTCGGTTCTCCAGTTTGGATTCCACCTCTGTTCGTCTGCTCTGTCGGATCTCATCATCTGTCAGAATCTGATACAGTGTTTCGGGGTCGCCAACCACATCGGCCTCTGCAGTCGCAAGAGTTCGCTCGAGGATGCGAGTGTTCGTAAACGTCGCGAGGTCGCGGAGACTACTCCCTCGCTGTCGGCGAGTGCGGAGTTCGGCATCGAACTCGAAGAGGTCATACGAGTCAATTGCCCGTCCGACCTTGCAACACGCGGCGTTTGTCTCCTGTGACATACGATTGCTATCTGATATAGAAAGACGGGTAGTATAACTTGATTGGGGGCCGAACCAGATTAATACCCGCGTTCAGCAACACGGCCCG
Proteins encoded:
- a CDS encoding TrkH family potassium uptake protein — translated: MEQPVNGTKATIARDLGRMLQALSGMMFISVLIPLIWREYYAIPPLLVSGFVPLAIGRTLSTVFADAQVPGKLHGMMIAATGWLSVAIFGSLPFLTIAWTVESSLGIGPLSPPPQTTTLAAFTEPLNALFESMSGFTGTGLTMTDNEEVLPRTLQWWRSFIEWIGGVGVIVLTTAILARPGSGSLTLYESEARSEKIHPSIVSTVRTIWWIFILFTFVSTFLLWLAGMPLWGAINHAMTGLATGGFSITDNSIATYDSALIDFALLPVMVLGSIAFPVHYLILQGDLKNLYTDLQTRWVFGSFGLGSAVLCAMVYFGGTYDSPFTAIRYGLFQFVSAASCTGFQTAVDATNVALGRWPAEAQLTVSLGMVVGAAAGSTVGGIKLIRALTLLKGIRYRITDVFYPNTAVRRLEINGRRLSDEEANREFEEAAIIAFLWFVFLALGVFVLLAILPAGDYTLENIIFEVASAQGNVGLSAGITGPESLPAFGKVMFLFNMWIGRLEIIPVLVTLRALFHRGGLYQ
- a CDS encoding potassium channel family protein encodes the protein MEIVVVGAGSIGSSLIEMATLEDNDVTVIEKDPATAHDIEERYDCSVIVKDATDREALWAARAEDADVVIATTEQDPVNMMVMMLSREMGCESLISVVHNKEDIELFRTLGVNVVENPQRLIAEYIYRTIRRPGIKDFMRVGDTAEVFEITVAEEAAIVGQSLEEADMAGLLPPNMITVAIDRDGEIIVPRGPTEIRAGDRVTIFSDNGVSEDVISPFRSADDEE
- a CDS encoding archaea-specific SMC-related protein; the encoded protein is MSQQTSCEPATVTVENIGGIEACELTLNPGVTILTGQNATGRTSLLTALAGALGGSGATLKSDAEEGFVKLSIDEKTYSRRFVRSNGDVTRTGAPYSENSELVDLFACLLEDNAARQAIQNGQSLREIIMRPVDTDAIQETIHQLEDERTELNTRINEIRSKCEQLPELEEREEDLQDRLQAIAEALESVRETVDEHEADPEEAGAAQEAFDELERLRQQLNRKQSQVETHRETLRALRNERAELECEMDSLSMEEDELSEIESELTTLQERERRLSNLVTELSAIVDFNEDLLSNEGPDLDLWSSTGQEVTARLDPATELVECWTCGSEVEQREISDRLDELRNVIAEKRNELHELEDTVETLRTQRANFQQTKTRKAELESQLEEVRSDIKRRQRQVETVEREIDELRDEIETQEHRVRETEELRDTELLDAYERLSELQYERGQLEQELSDVEDDLVEIHQLDNELEQLEAQREEVQEELKSQRTRIEDLEREAIEAFNTRMEDILDILEYRNIERVWIERKEGTKFDSRRGGYRGGSVSTFELHVVRSNEDGAVYEDTIDTLSESEREVIGLVVALSGYLVHQVYEVVPMMLLDSLEAIDATRIARLIEYFAEHAPFLVVALLPEDAQALDESFDRIPAQMIAAAE
- the rdfA gene encoding rod-determining factor RdfA, which translates into the protein MSQETNAACCKVGRAIDSYDLFEFDAELRTRRQRGSSLRDLATFTNTRILERTLATAEADVVGDPETLYQILTDDEIRQSRRTEVESKLENREIDLDRLRRDFVSHTTMRHHLQDCLDIDTSRDQHVDPAAERGTIEWARARSEQVIEESLSRLQSAGDLETGPLEVTHSVRVTCDACGESYRLHELLDTGRCACTYERD